The nucleotide sequence TCGCCTTTGTGCGCCTGCCCGTCCTGGCCGGCATCATGACCTGCGTCCTGCCCGCCTTTCTCGCCATGTCCTGGCTCACCGGCGGCCACCTGGTCAAGTTCTCCGGCCGCGTCATGGAGGCTTCGGCGTCCGCTGCGTCCATCGCCTCCGAGGCGCTCAACAACGTCGCCGTCGTGCAGGCCTTTGGGGCCGGCCCGAGGCTCGAGGCCAAGTTCGCTTCGCACATGGCTTCCTCGAGGACCGCCGGCATCAAGAAGGCGTTCGTGGCGTCGCTCCAGGCGGGCTCCATCTACTTTATCAGCTACTGCGCCAACTCGCTTGCCTACTGGCAGGGTAGCCGCATGATTGCCGATTCGCAACGGAATGGGGGAGACACCAGCGTCGGAAAGGTCTTTACCGTGGTTTTTTTGATAGTCGATGGTACGTCTTGACCTAAACGGGCCATTATCGATTGACATGTGCTGACCAAGTACTCCAGCTTGCATCGTTCTCGGCGGCATCGCCCCAATGCTGCCCCTTTTTGGTGGTGCCTCGTCCGCCTACCTTCGCCTCAAGGCAGACATGGAGCAGCCCAGCTCCATCGACGGCACCGACGACTCTGGCCATCGTCTACCGCACGATACGCCAGGTGCCATAGAACTGCAAGGGGTGTCATTTTCATACCCTTCCagaccggagcagctcgCCCTCAGCGACGTCAACCTTTACTTCCCTGCCGGCAAACACACCGCCCTTGTTGGTCTCTCCGGCAGTGGCAAGTCCACCGTGGCGGCGCTCGTCTCGCGCCTGTACGACCCCCTGAGCGGCACCGTCACATTCGACGGCGTCGATATCCGCCAGCTCAACGTCGGCAACCTCCGCAGCTTCATCAGCCTCGTGCAGCAGGAGGCGCCGCTGTTCGACCGATCCGTGCTCGAGAACATTGCCCTGGGGCTCGTCAACTCCCCCGCGCCCGCCCACGAAAAGTTCAAACCCATCCTCAACGGGCCCACCCTCGCCAACCTCGTCGCCAGCGGAGGCAAGGACGTCCTCGCCCTCGCGCGCAGCCAGGACCCCATCCTGGCCGAGCTGGTCGAGCTTGTATACGCGGCGGCGCAGCTGGCGGACGCCACCTTCATCGAGCGGTTCGACAACGGCTACGGCACGCAGGTCGGCGTGGGCGGCAAGCTGGTCAGCGgcgggcagcggcagcgcaTCGCCCTGGCGCGGGCCCTCATCCGCGACCCCAGGGTCCTGGTCCTGGACGAGGCGACCGCGGCTCTGGATTCGGCCAGCGAGAAGCGCATCCAGGCCGCCATCGACCGCGTGGCTGCCGCCGGGGGACGGACCGTCATTTCCATCGCCCACCGGCTCTCGACCATCCGCAACGCCGACAACATCGTCGTCATGCGCGACGGCAGGGTCGTCGAGCAGGGCGCGTACGCCGACCTGGTCGCCTCTGGCGGCGCCTTTGCGGCCATGGTGAACCTCCAGGGCATCGGCTCGGGCGACGACCGCGACAGCGTCTTGTCTGCCGGCAGCACGTGCATCGACGCAAAGGGTGCCGAGGGGGTCGTGTCGGTAAATGAAAAAGATCAAGCAGTCAAGTCTGAGCGCTCTAGCGAACAGGCCGACAAGACACCGATCCCCGCAGGCTCAAACGACGAAAAGACCGAGGCCCCTGCGGACAAGGATCCCGAAAAGCCTGCGTCAGAGGTCGTCAGGGGGGTTGGCTGGCTTGTTCGGCCGAGCATCTGGTGGCTCATCATGGGCATCATTGGTGCCGTCATCGTGGGTTGCGCATTCAGCGCTTCTGGTCTCCTCGTCGGAAACACCCTTGCTCTTCTCAATCCCTGCGTCACCACCCCTGAAGGTGTTTTGAGGTTTGGACAGCTGTTTGGTGGCCTGATTTTCATGCTTGCCTTTGTCGAGCTGGTGGCAAACAtcggcagctggcttggCTTCGGCGTCGTCTCGGAGAACATTCTCTACAAGACCAAGGTCCTGTCCCTGCGGGCGTTGATGAGCCAGACGGTGGAGTGGCACCAGTCCGAGGGACGCACGCCCGCGTCGCTGCTCTCCATCATCACCAAAGACGGCGCCGCCCTGCAGGGGTTCAGCGGCTCCATCGTGGGCACCCTGCTGTCGATCCTGGTCAACTTTCTGTTCGCCATCATTCTGTCCCACGTTCTGGCCTGGAAGCTTGCGCTGGTCTGCCTCGTGGTGGTGCCGATCCTCCTGACCGCGGGCATCATGCAGTTCCGCGCATTCGCGCGCTTCGACGAGAAGCACGAAAAGGCCTACGCCAGCGCCATCGGCATCACGGTCGAGGCGGTCAACTCGATGAAGACGGTGGCCAGCCTGTCGCTGGAGAAGGAGCTGATTGGGACGTATCGCCGCACGCTCAAGGGCCCGCGGACGGACATGCTCAAGGCCAGCCTGCACACCAACGTCTGGCTCTCGGTCGCCAGCAGCACCGGCTTCTTCGTCAACGGCCTGGTCTACTGGTGGGGGTCCCAGCTCATCATGAGGGGCGAGAACACCCAGAGCCAGTTCTTCACCGTCAACATCGCCCTCCTGGTGAGCGCGAACCTCTGGGGCCACACCTTTGCCCTGGCCCCCGAGATCTCGCGCGCCAGGTCCTCCGCCTCGAGGATCCTCGGCCTGATCGACCTGACTCCCGATCGCGACCTTCCCCTCCCCGACAAGGGCAGAGCCGGCGAGAAGGAGAAGCAAAAGGACGTCGAGGCGTCCGCCGAGCCCAAGCCCCCACCGCCGGCGACGCTGCTGTCGTCCGACGGCGAGAACCGCGGCGTGGCCATCACCTTCCGCGACGTGTCGTTTGCCTACCCGACGCGGCCCAACGTGCCCATCCTCAACGGCGCCAGCTTCACCGTGGCGCCGGGCCAGTTCGTGGGGCTGGTGGGCCCGTCGGGCGCAGGCAAGTCCACGATCCTCGCGCTGATGCAGCGCCTGTACGCGCCGAGCGCGGGCAGCATCGCGGTGGACGGCGTGGACGTGAGCAGCGCGGCGGGGCGGGCGGCGTTTCCTTGCGACgaggtggcggtggtgccgCAGGACAGCGCGCTGTTCGACGGCACGGTGCGCTTCAACGTGGGGCTGGGGGCGCGGCCGGGCCGCGAGGCCACCGACGCCGAGATCGAGGAGGCCTGCCGCCTGGCCAACCTGCACGACACCATCGTCGGGACGCTGCCCCGCGGCTACGACACCGAGTGCGGGCCCAACGGCAGCCGGCTGAGCGGCGGCCAGCGCCAGCGGCTGGCCATCGCGCGCGCCCTCGTCCGCAGGcccaggctgctgctgctggacgaGAGCACGTCCGCCCTCGACGCCGAGAGCGAGGCCGCCCTGCAGGAGGGGCTCGAGAGGGTCGCCCGCGGCATCACCGTCGTCGCCATCACCCACCGCCTGCACACGGTGCAAAAGGCCAATGTCATACTGGTGGTTGAGGGCGGCAGGGTCGTCGAGAGGGGTACGCACCGCGAGCTCATGGAGAGGAGCGAGAGCTACCGCGTCAATGCCATGCAGCAGATGCTGCAGTGAGCTGTTGGGGGTAGAGTTTGTGCTGTcagcttcgaagctttttgtaGATTGAGAATGCAaagtcttttattttttcttttgtctttggGGGATACCATAGAGGTCTATAGATCAGCGAGCATTGGGTGTTAAAATAGTCATCAAAGCAGAATTATAATTATCCCTTGATTTTTCTCACTTGCTGTACCTCGCGGGCGCAAAATATGATGGCCGATGATTGATGGGCAGGTTTTTGGCCCTTGGGCAAAGTGATCAGCCTTTAAATATCCTTACCATCCTTACCATATCCAACAGTACTGCCTTGAGTAGTGCTTTTCTTTATCACTTGGACGAGTTGGAAAGGCAACCAAAATCAGTGCCTACGTAAGCTGGAGGCTGCAATGTATCCTAGCATTCTCTCGTTCCTTCTTTGTTAGTCTGTTTCTGTAGACCAAATCGGACCTCAAGCCCTTTGACGAGCCTCAATGACGATTAGGTCGTTTGCGCTTTGCTTCAGGGGCTCCGGAGATGGTATCTATGCAGTCCGCCCTTTTTGTCATATTATAGCCAGCAATGCATCGACTGCTCGTTACATCACAATGCGAAAGGAAGGGTCCTCGCGCTGGACCGTAGTAAGCACATTTCTATTGTGAATTTGGTCATTAAACTCATTAATGCACACAGTTTGGCTTTGGCTGGCTTCTCATACGCTTTTCGATGTAGTGGCACCTCATTATCTCACTGCTGCAAGTGGGGCGTTTTTTATTCAAGAAAGTGCGGCAGTTGTAAGTTGTTGGTTCATCACTGCCCAAGGCATGTGCCCTCTATATCTTGTACACAAACTTCTGGCAAGAGAACACTAGAGATTCATCATTTGATCTTGGCACCGACTTTTGCAGTGTATGAAGCGCAAATAACCTGCCCATTAAAGATATTCGCCTATCGACCTATCCATATTATTCATCTGCAACTCAATAATTGCAGCACATCTGACCAATTGATGACATCCAGCCTCCCCACCTCCTCGGCATCCTAATCTTGATGCACTGTGACCCAAGTCACTGCCCCCCTAAGAGCGGTAGACGACCAGGTTCACGGGCATGCAGGGGC is from Pyricularia oryzae 70-15 chromosome 2, whole genome shotgun sequence and encodes:
- a CDS encoding leptomycin B resistance protein pmd1, with amino-acid sequence MSADREPRRSDAAAAAVVDETGVVATPQPTDAEQKGDKQSSSSSQILTFLSLLFRTKPTWVDVALVLVGTVSAIAAGTPTPLIGIVLGNMMDELNSASCAVKDSGDPFAIEPRINASVKLLVAIAAAQFCLIYLYAVCWRLQSERLTHRLRDGYFRSVLAHEPAFFDDRSAGQVSSRLSADCAAVQAGTSEKVGTVIGQVSFFCTSFIVAFVRLPVLAGIMTCVLPAFLAMSWLTGGHLVKFSGRVMEASASAASIASEALNNVAVVQAFGAGPRLEAKFASHMASSRTAGIKKAFVASLQAGSIYFISYCANSLAYWQGSRMIADSQRNGGDTSVGKVFTVVFLIVDACIVLGGIAPMLPLFGGASSAYLRLKADMEQPSSIDGTDDSGHRLPHDTPGAIELQGVSFSYPSRPEQLALSDVNLYFPAGKHTALVGLSGSGKSTVAALVSRLYDPLSGTVTFDGVDIRQLNVGNLRSFISLVQQEAPLFDRSVLENIALGLVNSPAPAHEKFKPILNGPTLANLVASGGKDVLALARSQDPILAELVELVYAAAQLADATFIERFDNGYGTQVGVGGKLVSGGQRQRIALARALIRDPRVLVLDEATAALDSASEKRIQAAIDRVAAAGGRTVISIAHRLSTIRNADNIVVMRDGRVVEQGAYADLVASGGAFAAMVNLQGIGSGDDRDSVLSAGSTCIDAKGAEGVVSVNEKDQAVKSERSSEQADKTPIPAGSNDEKTEAPADKDPEKPASEVVRGVGWLVRPSIWWLIMGIIGAVIVGCAFSASGLLVGNTLALLNPCVTTPEGVLRFGQLFGGLIFMLAFVELVANIGSWLGFGVVSENILYKTKVLSLRALMSQTVEWHQSEGRTPASLLSIITKDGAALQGFSGSIVGTLLSILVNFLFAIILSHVLAWKLALVCLVVVPILLTAGIMQFRAFARFDEKHEKAYASAIGITVEAVNSMKTVASLSLEKELIGTYRRTLKGPRTDMLKASLHTNVWLSVASSTGFFVNGLVYWWGSQLIMRGENTQSQFFTVNIALLVSANLWGHTFALAPEISRARSSASRILGLIDLTPDRDLPLPDKGRAGEKEKQKDVEASAEPKPPPPATLLSSDGENRGVAITFRDVSFAYPTRPNVPILNGASFTVAPGQFVGLVGPSGAGKSTILALMQRLYAPSAGSIAVDGVDVSSAAGRAAFPCDEVAVVPQDSALFDGTVRFNVGLGARPGREATDAEIEEACRLANLHDTIVGTLPRGYDTECGPNGSRLSGGQRQRLAIARALVRRPRLLLLDESTSALDAESEAALQEGLERVARGITVVAITHRLHTVQKANVILVVEGGRVVERGTHRELMERSESYRVNAMQQMLQ